A genomic segment from Polyangium mundeleinium encodes:
- a CDS encoding type VI secretion system Vgr family protein has translation MAVLELSLEGGDGSLSVRRFSVQEGISSLFTVSVWARSRNDSLDLDAIVGKSATLRIVAGYKWALMGGARYWTGICSYMEQVQAEPTGLSTYYLRIVPRAWLMTQRRGHRVYQHMSIPDIVDALLGEWGLEKEWQIDRAQYPKLEYKVQYGESDYAFVSRLLEEAGIAFVFPDNDTKGSLLAFSDRLHAGKPRAAPPIHFVDNPSQAAEKEFVTEVRIASEVRPGAHTVRDYDFRNPAFQLFGEATKASSPEDMYEQYQYDPGSFLVEGGKGGDTPVADDKGVARYEQKYGQDLAERVLLSTRADKRSVTFDTNTIDLWPGQIFSIENHPHAEIGAEQKLLVAEFSAQGTPDEEWSMSARALFVDSKVPYRPPIKTPKPTVYGVQSATVVGPKGQEIHTDEFGRVRVQFPWDREGKHDDRSSCWIRVSQGWAGAGFGMIMIPRINQEVLVGFLAGDPDQPIIVGRVYNATNQVPYKLPQHKTRSTWKSDSSLGGGGFNEVMFEDLKGKELVYVQAQKNLRKLVKNDETITVGNNRQKLVVVNETETTGANRTEVTGANRTEITGANRTTVIGGNRSKQIAGDEIERTDGNLVIYIGKNQDIVIKQTKREQIEGDSHLRVKGKRNQRIDGNQSLTVKKNRQEKVGKNHAMEVGEEIHLKAGTALVIEAAKDLTLKGPGGFIRIDAGGITIKGNIVNINSGGSPGSGSGAKPEEPAEAVEAVIEAPEKPVPDNVAVTGLAQ, from the coding sequence ATGGCGGTGCTGGAGTTGTCGCTGGAAGGGGGGGACGGGTCCCTTTCCGTTCGTCGCTTCTCGGTTCAAGAGGGGATCTCGAGCCTCTTCACCGTCTCCGTCTGGGCACGGTCGAGGAACGATAGCCTCGATCTCGACGCGATCGTGGGGAAGAGCGCCACGTTGCGCATCGTCGCCGGCTACAAATGGGCGCTGATGGGGGGAGCGCGGTACTGGACGGGCATCTGTAGTTACATGGAGCAGGTTCAGGCGGAGCCGACAGGGCTTTCGACCTACTACCTACGGATCGTGCCAAGGGCCTGGCTCATGACGCAGCGTCGGGGTCACCGCGTCTACCAGCACATGTCGATCCCCGACATCGTCGACGCGCTGCTGGGCGAGTGGGGCCTCGAGAAGGAATGGCAGATCGACCGGGCCCAGTACCCGAAGCTCGAGTACAAGGTGCAGTACGGCGAGAGTGACTACGCCTTCGTGAGCAGGTTGCTCGAAGAGGCAGGTATCGCGTTCGTCTTCCCGGACAACGACACCAAGGGCTCGCTTCTGGCGTTCAGCGATCGGCTCCACGCCGGCAAGCCCCGGGCTGCGCCACCGATCCACTTCGTGGACAACCCGAGCCAGGCCGCGGAGAAGGAGTTCGTCACCGAGGTCCGCATCGCTTCCGAGGTTCGCCCCGGCGCTCACACGGTTCGCGATTACGACTTCCGCAACCCCGCGTTCCAGCTCTTCGGCGAGGCGACGAAGGCGTCTTCCCCGGAGGACATGTACGAGCAGTACCAATACGATCCCGGCTCGTTCCTGGTCGAGGGAGGGAAGGGCGGCGATACGCCAGTCGCTGATGACAAGGGGGTCGCGCGTTACGAGCAGAAGTACGGGCAGGACCTTGCCGAGCGCGTGCTTTTGTCGACGCGCGCGGACAAACGTAGCGTCACGTTCGACACGAACACGATCGATCTCTGGCCTGGGCAGATTTTCTCGATCGAGAACCATCCGCACGCAGAGATCGGCGCCGAGCAAAAGCTCTTGGTCGCGGAGTTCTCTGCACAGGGCACGCCGGACGAAGAATGGAGCATGTCCGCGCGCGCCTTGTTCGTGGATTCCAAGGTGCCCTACCGGCCGCCGATCAAGACGCCGAAGCCGACGGTGTACGGCGTTCAGAGCGCGACGGTCGTGGGCCCCAAGGGCCAGGAGATCCACACGGACGAGTTTGGTCGAGTGCGGGTTCAATTCCCCTGGGATCGCGAGGGCAAGCATGACGACCGATCCTCATGCTGGATTCGCGTCAGCCAGGGATGGGCGGGCGCGGGGTTCGGCATGATCATGATTCCGCGCATCAACCAGGAAGTTTTGGTCGGCTTTCTGGCTGGGGACCCGGATCAGCCCATCATTGTGGGGCGCGTGTACAACGCAACGAACCAGGTGCCCTACAAGCTGCCGCAACACAAGACGCGTAGCACGTGGAAGAGCGACTCCTCGCTCGGTGGCGGCGGGTTCAACGAGGTCATGTTCGAGGATCTCAAGGGAAAGGAGCTCGTCTACGTGCAGGCGCAGAAGAACCTGCGCAAGCTCGTGAAGAACGACGAGACCATTACCGTCGGTAACAACCGCCAGAAACTCGTGGTCGTCAACGAGACCGAGACGACGGGGGCCAACCGCACGGAGGTGACGGGCGCGAATCGTACGGAGATCACCGGGGCGAATCGCACCACGGTCATCGGGGGCAATCGCAGCAAGCAGATCGCCGGCGACGAGATCGAGCGCACCGATGGCAACCTCGTCATCTACATCGGCAAGAACCAGGACATCGTCATCAAGCAGACGAAGCGCGAGCAGATCGAGGGCGACAGCCATCTCCGGGTCAAGGGCAAGCGCAACCAGCGGATCGACGGCAACCAATCATTGACGGTAAAGAAGAACCGGCAGGAGAAGGTCGGCAAGAATCACGCGATGGAGGTGGGCGAGGAGATCCACCTCAAGGCCGGCACCGCGCTGGTGATCGAGGCGGCGAAGGACTTGACCCTCAAGGGGCCGGGGGGGTTCATCCGGATCGACGCGGGTGGCATCACGATTAAGGGCAACATCGTAAACATCAACAGCGGTGGGTCGCCTGGGTCCGGGAGCGGTGCGAAACCGGAGGAGCCGGCCGAGGCTGTCGAAGCGGTCATCGAGGCACCGGAGAAGCCGGTGCCGGACAACGTGGCCGTCACGGGTTTGGCGCAATGA
- a CDS encoding PAAR domain-containing protein, whose protein sequence is MFIGFQPAARVGDKLVCVGPPDSVSRGEPTVRIGGKHAARIGDPTSHGGIIVKGCPTVLIGSSAQADTLRTDKPFCEDCERKRKAQEKKKAKGK, encoded by the coding sequence GTGTTTATTGGCTTTCAGCCGGCGGCGCGGGTGGGCGACAAGCTCGTGTGCGTGGGCCCGCCGGACTCCGTGTCGCGGGGGGAGCCGACGGTGCGGATCGGCGGAAAGCATGCGGCGCGGATTGGTGACCCGACGTCGCATGGGGGGATCATCGTCAAGGGGTGTCCGACGGTGTTGATTGGGTCGTCGGCGCAGGCGGATACTTTGCGGACGGATAAGCCGTTTTGCGAGGATTGCGAGCGGAAGCGCAAGGCGCAGGAAAAGAAGAAGGCGAAGGGGAAGTAA
- a CDS encoding MYXO-CTERM sorting domain-containing protein: protein MNGERRHFGPWPRHALVFFMGVMLAGCGGEGASASSSAPPNEARENTASIPKDLRAAYITSVQRGASAGYAARAVSPGLWRAENKAQAFVTTLGSSGIVLSSDDGAWTLGMRAAGVGCESQGTELGAAQAEATGNRVRYGREGLEEWYVNGPLGLEQGFVLGAAPSCAGTKVVTIETDGELRAALVDEDGDGRGEALTFRDDEGHAALGYTDLYVKDAAGRTLPAWLSLESGRVAVHVDDAGAVYPVEIDPLIATQQAKLLANDGAASARLAGVVALSGDTALLGTYGTDVNRAYVFVRSGGVWTEQAKLQANDGAAGDRFGRAVALSGDTALVGAYRDADLGEDAGSAYVFVRDAGIWTQQAKLLANDGAAGDCFGGVVSLSEDTALVGAYGDDDKGSNSGSAYVFARNGGVWTQQAKLLANDGAMEDYLGDSVAVAGDTALVGAPGDDDKGTFSGSAYVFARNGGVWTQQAKLLANDGAATDSFGDAVALSGDTALVGAYGDDDKGSNAGAAYVYVRSGGVWAPQAKLVANDGAAGDEFGASVAIAGDTALVGAYLDSDEGAEAGSAYVYARSGGAWVQQAKLLVNNSAADQSGTSVAISGNTALLGAPGDADKGNNAGAAYVFVLASSQGDACAAFAECASGFCVDGVCCDTACGGGATGDCQACSVAAGAAVDGTCAPLSAGIECRDSAGVCDVAEACDGQTGECPADGFVVDGTPCADGVCEAGACMTGMGGAGGAGGMDGAGGTGGAGGMGGAGGMGGAGGGGVGGGQTSEEGGCGCRTSPQKGHSPALTMLGLGLLLAWRRRVRRA, encoded by the coding sequence ATGAACGGCGAACGAAGGCATTTCGGGCCGTGGCCGCGCCACGCCCTCGTCTTTTTCATGGGCGTCATGCTCGCGGGGTGTGGCGGCGAGGGCGCTTCCGCGTCTTCGAGCGCACCGCCAAATGAGGCGCGAGAGAATACGGCGTCCATCCCGAAGGATCTGCGCGCGGCTTACATCACGTCCGTGCAGCGGGGCGCGTCCGCAGGGTATGCTGCCCGTGCCGTGTCGCCGGGGCTCTGGCGCGCGGAGAACAAGGCGCAAGCGTTCGTGACGACGCTCGGCAGCTCGGGGATCGTGCTCTCGTCGGACGATGGGGCGTGGACGCTGGGAATGCGCGCGGCGGGCGTCGGCTGCGAGAGTCAGGGGACGGAGCTCGGCGCGGCGCAGGCAGAGGCAACCGGCAACCGGGTTCGTTATGGTCGTGAGGGCCTGGAAGAATGGTACGTGAACGGGCCGCTGGGGCTCGAACAGGGGTTCGTCCTCGGCGCGGCGCCGTCGTGCGCCGGGACGAAGGTCGTGACGATCGAAACGGATGGGGAGCTGCGCGCGGCGCTCGTGGACGAGGATGGCGACGGGCGCGGGGAGGCGCTGACGTTCCGGGATGACGAGGGCCACGCGGCGCTCGGGTATACCGACCTTTATGTGAAGGACGCAGCGGGTCGAACGCTCCCCGCGTGGTTGTCGCTCGAATCGGGGCGTGTCGCGGTTCACGTGGATGACGCTGGGGCGGTCTATCCTGTGGAGATCGATCCGTTGATCGCGACCCAGCAAGCGAAGCTCCTGGCGAACGACGGGGCCGCGAGTGCCCGCCTGGCCGGTGTGGTCGCGCTTTCGGGGGATACGGCGCTCCTCGGGACCTACGGAACGGATGTCAATAGGGCCTACGTGTTCGTGCGCAGCGGCGGCGTCTGGACCGAGCAGGCGAAGCTTCAGGCGAATGACGGCGCGGCGGGCGACCGGTTCGGCCGCGCGGTCGCGCTTTCGGGGGACACGGCGCTCGTGGGCGCTTATCGGGACGCAGACCTCGGCGAGGACGCGGGTTCGGCCTACGTATTCGTGCGAGACGCTGGCATCTGGACGCAGCAGGCGAAGCTCCTGGCGAACGACGGGGCGGCAGGGGATTGTTTTGGCGGCGTGGTCTCGCTTTCGGAGGACACGGCGCTCGTGGGCGCGTACGGCGACGACGACAAGGGCTCGAATTCCGGCTCGGCCTACGTGTTTGCGCGGAATGGAGGCGTCTGGACGCAGCAGGCGAAGCTCCTGGCGAACGACGGGGCCATGGAAGACTATTTGGGCGACTCGGTCGCGGTCGCGGGCGATACGGCGCTCGTGGGGGCGCCCGGGGACGACGACAAAGGCACGTTCTCCGGCTCGGCTTATGTATTCGCGCGGAATGGGGGCGTCTGGACGCAGCAGGCGAAGCTTCTGGCGAACGACGGGGCGGCGACCGATTCTTTCGGGGATGCGGTCGCGCTCTCGGGGGACACGGCGCTCGTGGGTGCGTACGGCGATGACGACAAGGGCTCGAATGCCGGCGCGGCCTACGTGTACGTGCGGAGCGGCGGGGTATGGGCGCCGCAGGCGAAGCTCGTGGCGAACGACGGGGCAGCGGGGGACGAATTCGGCGCGTCCGTCGCAATCGCGGGGGACACGGCGCTCGTCGGTGCGTACCTGGACAGCGACGAGGGCGCGGAAGCCGGCTCAGCGTACGTGTACGCGCGGAGCGGCGGGGCGTGGGTCCAGCAGGCGAAGTTGCTTGTGAACAACAGCGCGGCTGATCAGAGCGGCACGTCGGTCGCAATTTCGGGAAACACGGCGCTCCTCGGGGCTCCAGGGGACGCGGACAAGGGCAACAATGCCGGCGCTGCCTACGTGTTCGTCCTGGCGTCGAGCCAGGGGGATGCGTGCGCGGCTTTCGCAGAGTGCGCGAGCGGCTTTTGCGTGGACGGCGTCTGTTGCGACACGGCGTGCGGCGGAGGCGCGACTGGTGATTGCCAGGCGTGCAGCGTCGCTGCGGGAGCGGCGGTGGACGGGACGTGTGCGCCGCTGTCGGCCGGTATCGAATGCCGTGATTCCGCAGGTGTGTGTGACGTGGCCGAGGCGTGCGACGGGCAAACCGGGGAATGTCCTGCGGACGGCTTCGTGGTTGATGGAACTCCCTGCGCGGATGGCGTGTGTGAAGCCGGCGCGTGTATGACCGGTATGGGCGGTGCGGGTGGTGCCGGAGGAATGGATGGCGCAGGCGGGACCGGCGGTGCTGGTGGAATGGGCGGTGCTGGTGGAATGGGCGGTGCCGGCGGTGGAGGCGTGGGCGGTGGCCAGACCTCCGAAGAGGGCGGCTGCGGATGCCGCACGTCGCCGCAGAAAGGGCACTCGCCCGCGCTGACAATGCTCGGGCTCGGGCTTCTCCTCGCATGGCGGCGGCGCGTCCGGCGCGCGTGA
- a CDS encoding serine/threonine-protein kinase, with product MSSTGGPAAPGDVVAGRYRVDSWLGQGNMAAVFRATHLGTGKTCALKLVHPQLIERTEIRDLFVQEARIGARIGKNPHIVDVFDAGIDPQRGVPFLAMELLEGDTLDRYIKQRGPVPPGLMRILFLQLADALGQAHAAGVVHRDLKPGNLFLTYERDKSPLLKVVDFGIAKVLEEGVQGTATQVGSPAYAAPEQLGAAMRPMAAKMGVDISHGVTPQTDIWALGVIAYELLLGAPPGHLWTGSERGSIADIMMGVAIQPTPSAVARAGFKAHLFPRGFDEWLDLCLRKNATERWPSAAKAVRELATLLDSGYDDGETQQIRPHALLGLTKQASMRATMPLQPKPPSMPPPPVQTAVLPPGLYPVPEQTAVPPPQPQKPRAAVLQTLPLQAMPPELRAAPPPPIEVPLPPTARAPLPSTPAQVGPAYSSTSSTHTPMASEPRPALPSVPQSATTTHGLAATNPPTPGSASKKLGIVLGVSTLLAALSLAAFVLTPKTGGLRIEVTGRDLGKVAIYVDGQERCGTTPCVVGDLVPGNRIIKVIAPGKGEKLVSASVERGEESPVLIPMEAAGPDHPSPANAEPPKSVDTASTPPTESPTVAEAVGAIPAATPGEPARAPGPLPTTTPTVGTATPQAAQGNGTLNINSIPVSKVVLDGRPLGNTPKVGLSVPAGTHTVTFVHSERGKQTVTVTVNAGETKTAAVKFK from the coding sequence ATGTCATCGACGGGAGGACCCGCGGCCCCTGGCGACGTCGTCGCCGGGCGGTATCGCGTCGATTCGTGGCTCGGGCAGGGCAACATGGCCGCGGTGTTTCGCGCGACGCACCTCGGGACCGGAAAGACCTGCGCGCTCAAGCTCGTGCATCCGCAGCTCATCGAGCGCACCGAGATCCGCGACCTCTTTGTTCAAGAGGCGCGCATCGGCGCGCGAATCGGAAAAAACCCGCACATCGTCGACGTGTTCGACGCCGGGATCGATCCACAGCGCGGCGTGCCTTTCCTCGCGATGGAGCTACTCGAAGGCGATACACTCGACAGGTACATCAAGCAGCGTGGGCCCGTGCCGCCGGGCCTCATGCGAATCCTCTTCCTCCAGCTCGCAGATGCCCTCGGACAAGCCCACGCGGCGGGCGTCGTTCACCGCGATCTCAAGCCCGGGAATCTGTTTCTCACGTACGAACGCGACAAGAGCCCGCTGCTCAAGGTCGTCGATTTCGGTATCGCCAAGGTCCTCGAGGAGGGCGTCCAGGGAACGGCCACGCAGGTCGGATCCCCCGCATATGCCGCACCCGAGCAGCTCGGCGCGGCCATGCGGCCCATGGCCGCGAAGATGGGGGTCGACATCTCGCACGGCGTCACGCCCCAAACCGATATATGGGCCCTCGGCGTCATTGCCTACGAGCTCTTGCTCGGCGCTCCGCCGGGCCATCTGTGGACGGGCTCGGAGCGGGGGAGCATCGCGGACATCATGATGGGCGTCGCCATCCAGCCGACGCCGTCCGCGGTCGCTCGGGCGGGTTTCAAAGCGCACCTCTTCCCGCGAGGATTCGATGAATGGCTGGATCTATGTCTCCGAAAAAACGCCACCGAGCGATGGCCGAGCGCCGCGAAGGCCGTCCGAGAGCTCGCCACCCTACTCGACAGCGGGTACGACGACGGAGAGACGCAGCAGATTCGCCCGCACGCATTGCTTGGCCTCACGAAGCAAGCATCGATGCGCGCGACGATGCCGCTCCAGCCCAAGCCGCCCTCCATGCCCCCTCCGCCCGTGCAGACGGCCGTGCTTCCACCGGGTCTCTACCCTGTTCCCGAACAGACGGCTGTGCCGCCCCCCCAGCCACAGAAGCCTCGCGCGGCCGTTTTGCAAACGCTGCCGCTGCAGGCGATGCCGCCCGAACTCCGCGCAGCGCCGCCTCCTCCCATCGAAGTCCCTCTGCCGCCGACGGCCCGCGCGCCGCTGCCCTCGACCCCGGCGCAGGTTGGTCCCGCGTATTCCTCCACGTCCTCGACGCATACGCCGATGGCATCGGAGCCGCGGCCCGCGCTGCCATCGGTCCCTCAATCGGCCACGACGACACACGGTCTGGCCGCGACGAACCCACCGACCCCGGGAAGTGCTTCGAAGAAGCTTGGAATCGTGCTTGGCGTCTCGACGCTGCTCGCGGCCTTGAGTCTCGCGGCATTCGTGCTGACGCCGAAAACAGGAGGGCTCCGGATCGAGGTCACCGGCCGTGATCTCGGCAAGGTCGCGATTTACGTGGATGGTCAGGAGCGGTGCGGGACGACGCCGTGTGTCGTCGGTGATCTCGTGCCAGGAAACCGCATCATCAAAGTCATCGCGCCAGGAAAGGGCGAGAAGCTCGTCTCTGCGAGCGTGGAGCGAGGGGAAGAAAGCCCTGTCCTGATTCCCATGGAAGCGGCGGGACCGGACCATCCGAGCCCTGCCAATGCCGAGCCGCCGAAGTCCGTGGATACAGCGTCGACCCCTCCCACCGAATCACCCACCGTGGCGGAGGCGGTCGGCGCCATCCCGGCCGCAACGCCAGGAGAACCCGCACGAGCGCCGGGCCCCTTGCCGACGACGACGCCCACGGTTGGCACGGCAACCCCCCAGGCAGCGCAAGGCAATGGGACGCTCAACATCAACTCGATCCCAGTCTCGAAGGTAGTGCTGGACGGGCGGCCGCTGGGCAACACGCCCAAGGTCGGCCTGTCCGTGCCGGCGGGGACGCACACGGTGACTTTCGTCCATTCCGAGAGGGGGAAGCAGACCGTGACCGTCACCGTGAACGCGGGGGAGACGAAGACGGCCGCGGTGAAGTTCAAGTAA
- a CDS encoding DUF4123 domain-containing protein, whose product MEVRWGPMKGRKALIGAGASLRVGRTEWSDLILPHDKGLSRRHFTLSWDGERGTLRDEETVEGTYLDGQRVKFGEVGHGTWIRAGETDFMVYVEDKIPPQEEDDLDEDEPATEDERSLAGEKRAEEEKRREAARIALAKLREESGKEPMYAILDAARDDRILELLRQSAEPYQSLYEGIQGEPLATVAPYLTGPFRDDSVLLDRLVMEGWGRRWGIFVTSREGFTEVRRHFRRLLMVEMEETGEKVYFRFYDPWVISTFWSFSSMRHQQAVKGFNLLLFAEGNGRQFTVLNVLEPRSGAGGARP is encoded by the coding sequence GTGGAAGTCCGCTGGGGGCCGATGAAGGGTCGGAAGGCGTTGATTGGCGCCGGAGCATCGCTACGCGTCGGCCGGACCGAGTGGTCGGATTTGATTCTTCCTCACGACAAGGGTCTCTCGCGTCGCCATTTCACGCTGAGCTGGGATGGAGAGCGAGGGACGCTCCGGGATGAGGAGACGGTCGAGGGCACGTATCTCGATGGGCAACGCGTGAAATTCGGCGAGGTCGGGCACGGGACCTGGATTCGGGCGGGCGAGACGGATTTCATGGTGTACGTCGAGGACAAGATCCCCCCACAAGAGGAGGACGATCTCGACGAGGACGAGCCTGCGACCGAGGACGAGCGCTCGCTTGCGGGGGAGAAGCGGGCCGAGGAGGAGAAGCGCAGGGAGGCGGCCCGGATCGCGCTGGCGAAGTTGCGGGAGGAGTCGGGGAAGGAGCCGATGTACGCGATCCTCGATGCGGCGCGGGATGACCGGATTCTGGAGTTGTTGCGGCAGTCGGCGGAGCCGTATCAGTCGCTGTACGAGGGGATCCAGGGGGAGCCGCTTGCGACGGTGGCGCCGTATTTGACGGGTCCGTTTCGGGATGATTCGGTGCTGCTCGATAGGCTCGTGATGGAGGGGTGGGGGCGACGGTGGGGGATTTTTGTGACGAGTCGGGAGGGGTTTACGGAGGTGAGGAGGCATTTTCGGCGGCTTTTGATGGTGGAGATGGAGGAGACGGGGGAGAAGGTATATTTTAGGTTTTATGATCCGTGGGTGATTAGCACGTTTTGGTCATTCTCGTCGATGCGGCACCAACAAGCCGTGAAAGGCTTCAATCTCCTGCTTTTCGCGGAAGGGAACGGCCGCCAGTTCACGGTGCTGAATGTTCTCGAACCTCGTTCCGGTGCAGGGGGCGCACGCCCGTGA
- a CDS encoding transposase, with translation MGRTREKQASLWVAAPSLPRSPGHRFYEKLNELLRENGFDRAMEAACAKYFEADGTAGRPSIPPGLYFRMLLVGYFEGIESERGLEWRCSDSLSLREYLGLLPGETVPDHSTLSKMRKRLGSEVFEGMFAFVLGVVNRSGLLHGKVMGVDSTYLRADASMKAIVRRETGEVYADYIKRLAKEEGIENPTMEDARRLDRKRKGKKTSNTDWKSPTDEDARIAKLKDGRTRLAYKTEHVVDMSTGVVVAAEVYSANEADPATMAQSLEQARTNVEQAKSSEERDSDDDPPPEGGSSDAEPERTVIEVVADKGYHKAELLLSLKVSGYRTYVPERIQSVRRWVDKGWDMQQTFYGNRNRVRRPKGRALQRKRGELIERTFAHACETGGMRRVRVRGRENVRKRYLAHIAALNLGLVLRQILGAGTPRALAAARKGSALAVLVIWAAMVALVRGTPRRLARFSRATWRGMYPHQMQDVGVAIGGA, from the coding sequence ATGGGGCGAACACGTGAGAAGCAGGCGTCGCTCTGGGTGGCGGCGCCTTCGCTGCCGCGGTCGCCGGGGCACCGGTTCTACGAGAAGCTGAACGAGCTTCTTCGCGAGAACGGGTTTGACCGGGCCATGGAGGCGGCGTGCGCGAAGTATTTCGAGGCCGACGGGACGGCGGGGAGGCCATCGATCCCGCCTGGGCTTTACTTCCGGATGCTGCTGGTCGGCTACTTCGAGGGGATCGAGTCCGAGCGTGGGCTCGAGTGGCGCTGCTCGGACTCGCTGTCGCTGCGGGAATACCTCGGGCTGTTGCCCGGCGAAACGGTGCCCGACCATTCGACGCTTTCCAAGATGCGCAAGCGCCTCGGCAGTGAGGTTTTCGAGGGGATGTTCGCCTTCGTGCTCGGGGTCGTGAATCGCTCCGGGCTCCTCCATGGCAAAGTCATGGGCGTGGACTCGACGTATCTCCGCGCGGACGCCTCGATGAAGGCGATCGTGCGGCGCGAGACGGGCGAGGTGTACGCGGACTACATCAAGCGGCTGGCGAAGGAGGAAGGCATCGAGAATCCGACCATGGAGGATGCTCGGCGACTCGACCGCAAGCGCAAGGGAAAGAAGACGTCGAATACCGACTGGAAAAGCCCCACCGACGAAGATGCCCGCATCGCAAAGCTCAAGGATGGCCGCACGCGATTGGCCTACAAGACCGAGCATGTCGTCGACATGAGCACGGGCGTCGTGGTCGCCGCGGAGGTCTATTCAGCGAACGAGGCCGACCCAGCGACGATGGCGCAAAGCCTCGAGCAGGCGCGCACGAATGTCGAGCAGGCCAAGAGCAGCGAGGAGCGCGATTCGGACGACGATCCGCCTCCGGAGGGCGGCAGCAGCGACGCGGAGCCCGAGCGCACCGTGATCGAGGTCGTGGCGGACAAGGGGTATCACAAGGCCGAGCTGCTTCTATCGTTGAAGGTGTCCGGCTATCGCACGTACGTCCCGGAGAGGATCCAGTCCGTCCGCAGATGGGTGGACAAGGGCTGGGATATGCAGCAAACGTTTTACGGGAACCGAAACCGCGTGCGTCGTCCGAAGGGGCGCGCTCTTCAACGCAAACGTGGAGAGCTCATCGAACGAACATTCGCCCACGCATGCGAGACGGGCGGAATGAGGAGGGTGCGAGTGAGAGGCCGGGAGAACGTGAGAAAACGCTACCTGGCGCATATCGCCGCGCTCAATTTGGGGCTCGTGCTACGTCAAATACTCGGCGCAGGGACCCCGCGGGCCCTGGCCGCGGCCCGGAAGGGCTCCGCCCTTGCAGTTTTGGTGATATGGGCAGCCATGGTGGCCCTGGTACGGGGCACGCCGAGGCGGTTGGCACGATTTTCCCGGGCCACGTGGCGCGGGATGTACCCGCATCAAATGCAAGATGTTGGGGTCGCGATCGGGGGCGCGTAG